A single region of the Fusarium fujikuroi IMI 58289 draft genome, chromosome FFUJ_chr05 genome encodes:
- a CDS encoding related to L-2,4-diaminobutyrate decarboxylase — MSDLYNLDLQRTRLSRRHGPEPGSAPAPTLPELSAIETAEAKLPRPESEDYLRGVSQEHVVRHIIQDIVPACNGQGSSSRYYGFVTGGTLPIAEWADNVVSRLDQNVQVHLPAQTIATTLEDAALEMLVSLLRLGDWKGRTFTTGATGSNVLGLACGREAILEKRGQSIGEVGLLAACLSAGVRELQILTSAGHSSLSKAASVVGFGRGAVKELRLGDSEPWRLDLEALERELQKKDTASVIALSAGEVNTGRYALTGVEEMRKVRELADKYGAWIHVDGAFGIFARALPEEDNYNILRDRVEGIELADSITVDGHKLLNVPYDCGMFLTRSPAILQSVFTNPNAAYLSTGGASTIPSPLNIGLENSRRFRALPAYAVLLSEGRPGMANLLANMTALSRQVAAFLRDSEHYELLPDDGADLNEIFMIVLFRAKNSTLNDKLVQKINETRQMYVSGTSWKGEKAVRMAVSNWMVDVARDFMVVTSILTHVAEGKVFDINNC; from the exons ATGAGCGACTTATACAATCTCGACCTTCAGCGGACCCGTTTATCCCGCCGCCACGGCCCCGAGCCCGGCTCCGCTCCGGCACCTACTCTCCCCGAGTTATCTGCCATCGAGACCGCTGAAGCCAAGCTCCCTCGGCCCGAATCGGAGGACTACCTTCGAGGTGTCTCACAGGAACATGTTGTACGACACATCATACAGGACATTGTTCCCGCGTGTAACGGCCAGGGCAGTTCGTCCCGTTATTACGGGTTTGTCACCGGTGGTACTCTTCCTATTGCTGAGTGGGCAGACAATGTAGTCTCCCGCCTGGACCAGAATGTCCAGGTTCATCTGCCAGCACAGACAATTGCAACTACCTTGGAGGATGCAGCTTTGGAGATGCTCGTTTCGCTACTGAGACTTGGGGATTGGAAAGGACGGACCTTCACAACTGGGGCTACAGGCAGTAATGTACTTGGACTTGCATGTGGACGCGAAGCCATCTTGGAGAAACGCGGGCAGAGTATCGGTGAGGTCGGCTTGCTTGCGGCCTGTCTTTCTGCTGGCGTCAGGGAGCTCCAGATCCTCACGAGTGCAGGTCACAGCTCCTTGTCTAAGGCAGCGAGTGTCGTTGGTTTTGGACGAGGAGCTGTGAAAGAGCTGAGACTCGGCGATAGCGAGCCATGGAGATTGGACCTCGAGGCTTTGGAAAGAGAACTTCAGAAGAAAGACACCGCAAGTGTTATTGCATTAAGTGCTGGAGAAGTAAACACCGGACGATATGCTTTAACGGGGGTTGAAGAGATGCGTAAAGTAAGGGAGTTGGCGGACAAGTATGGAGCTTGGATTCATGTCGATGGAG CCTTCGGTATCTTTGCTCGCGCTCTTCCCGAAGAGGACAACTACAACATTCTTCGTGATCGTGTTGAGGGGATCGAGTTAGCGGACAGTATCACCGTTGACGGGCACAAGCTTCTCAATGTC CCCTATGACTGCGGCATGTTCCTCACGCGATCACCTGCTATCCTTCAATCCGTCTTCACCAACCCCAATGCAGCATACCTCTCTACGGGAGGGGCGTCCACCATTCCCTCGCCCCTGAATATTGGCCTCGAAAACTCACGGCGGTTCCGTGCCCTTCCCGCATATGCTGTTCTCCTCAGTGAAGGTCGACCAGGTATGGCAAATTTGCTGGCCAATATGACCGCTTTATCCCGCCAAGTCGCTGCGTTCTTGAGGGACTCGGAGCACTACGAGCTACTCCCCGACGACGGTGCTGACTTGAATGAGATCTTCATGATTGTTCTTTTCCGTGCTAAGAATTCCACTTTGAACGATAAGCTGGTTCAGAAGATCAATGAGACCCGGCAGATGTATGTGAGTGGCACAAGCTGGAAGGGAGAGAAGGCTGTGCGAATGGCTGTGTCCAACTGGATGGTGGATGTCGCCAGAGACTTCATGGTGGTGACTTCTATCTTGACTCACGTGGCAGAGGGAAAGGTGTTCGACATTAACAACTGTTGA